In the Chroococcidiopsis sp. SAG 2025 genome, one interval contains:
- a CDS encoding iron-siderophore ABC transporter substrate-binding protein, whose protein sequence is MSLRFMQLRLRCKRAYYLLRFTLLMLLTVFTIYACSSNTSQELPSNNKIANSVSTSGATARVIKHAMGETKVPAQPQRVVVLDTAPLDAALALGVKPIGSSLPRTDSLPAYLGDRAAGITPVGKTPPNLEAILRLQPDLILGNTMAHRQIYDKLSQIAPTVLTAGNSTDGQWKQELQLFAQALDRVDAVQPLLDDYDRRVAKLQQQLKAQPSNIQVSVIITTEGWIAFYTQDSFPGSVLQDVGLARPPAQEVRGKSWEQVSREDINSIDGDAIFLLNVDSDTVPGSFTVNQFAKDPLFSQLNAVQQGQVYQVDAEVWHLGSNILGANRILDDLFKYLVAEKS, encoded by the coding sequence ATGAGTCTTCGTTTTATGCAACTGCGGTTAAGATGCAAGCGGGCGTACTATCTGCTTCGCTTCACCTTACTGATGCTCTTGACAGTTTTTACAATCTATGCGTGCAGTAGCAATACTTCCCAAGAATTGCCCAGCAATAACAAGATTGCTAATTCTGTTTCTACATCAGGAGCAACCGCACGAGTCATAAAACACGCAATGGGCGAGACTAAAGTTCCGGCTCAGCCGCAGCGGGTGGTGGTGCTGGATACAGCCCCCCTCGATGCTGCCTTAGCGTTGGGTGTTAAACCGATCGGCTCCAGTCTTCCCAGAACTGATTCTTTACCAGCCTATCTGGGCGATCGCGCCGCAGGAATTACGCCTGTAGGGAAAACCCCACCTAACCTTGAGGCAATTCTGCGCCTTCAGCCGGATTTGATCTTGGGCAATACGATGGCTCATAGACAAATCTATGACAAGTTATCGCAAATTGCCCCCACGGTCTTAACAGCAGGAAATAGTACTGACGGACAGTGGAAGCAAGAACTCCAACTCTTTGCCCAAGCACTCGATCGCGTTGATGCAGTTCAGCCACTCCTTGACGATTACGATCGGCGGGTAGCCAAACTCCAACAACAGCTCAAAGCTCAACCTAGTAATATACAGGTATCTGTAATTATTACAACCGAAGGTTGGATAGCTTTTTACACGCAAGATAGCTTTCCCGGTTCGGTTTTGCAGGATGTAGGTTTAGCTCGTCCTCCGGCTCAAGAGGTGAGGGGGAAATCCTGGGAACAAGTATCGCGGGAAGACATTAATAGTATAGATGGCGATGCGATTTTCCTGCTCAACGTCGATTCAGATACAGTTCCAGGTAGTTTTACGGTCAACCAGTTTGCGAAAGATCCGCTCTTTTCTCAACTGAATGCCGTCCAACAAGGACAGGTGTACCAAGTGGATGCTGAGGTCTGGCATCTTGGCAGCAACATTTTAGGGGCAAATCGGATTCTGGATGACTTATTTAAATATCTCGTGGCGGAAAAAAGTTAG